A DNA window from Pseudomonas resinovorans NBRC 106553 contains the following coding sequences:
- the lpcA gene encoding D-sedoheptulose 7-phosphate isomerase, which produces MLSHIRNSLEEARTALDNFIANENALKSIERAAELLVESFENKGKAFSCGNGGSMCDAMHFAEELTGRYRKNRPGVAAVSISDASHISCVANDFGYDYIFSRYVESHGRAGDVLLAISTSGKSPNVIKAAEAARALGVKVIALTGKPGSALEALADVCICAPGGDFADRVQELHIKVIHILIELVERKLSPENYA; this is translated from the coding sequence ATGCTCAGCCATATCCGCAACAGCCTGGAGGAAGCCAGGACCGCCCTGGACAACTTCATCGCCAACGAGAACGCCCTGAAAAGCATCGAGCGGGCGGCCGAGCTCCTGGTCGAGAGTTTCGAGAACAAGGGCAAGGCGTTTTCCTGCGGTAACGGCGGCTCCATGTGCGATGCCATGCACTTCGCCGAGGAGCTGACCGGCCGCTACCGCAAGAACCGGCCGGGGGTCGCCGCCGTCTCCATCAGCGATGCCAGCCACATCAGCTGCGTCGCCAACGACTTCGGCTACGACTACATCTTCTCCCGCTACGTCGAGTCCCACGGCCGTGCGGGCGACGTGCTGCTCGCCATCAGCACCAGCGGCAAGAGCCCCAACGTCATCAAGGCCGCCGAAGCCGCCCGCGCCCTCGGCGTGAAGGTGATAGCCCTGACCGGCAAGCCGGGCTCGGCCCTGGAAGCCCTGGCCGACGTCTGCATCTGCGCCCCCGGCGGCGACTTCGCCGACCGGGTGCAGGAGCTGCACATCAAGGTGATCCACATCCTGATCGAACTGGTGGAACGCAAGCTCTCGCCCGAGAACTACGCCTGA
- a CDS encoding M18 family aminopeptidase, translating into MREELNQGLIDFLKASPTPFHATRSLAKRLEAAGYVRLDEREAWRVESGGRYYVTRNDSSIIAIKLGKRPVLEGGLRLVGAHTDSPCLRVKPNPELHKQGFWQLGVEVYGGALLAPWFDRDLSLAGRVTYRAAGMVESQLVDFQAPIAVIPNLAIHLNREANQGWAINAQTELPPILAQLAAGEAREFRDLLAEQLTLEHGVVADAVLDYELSFYDTQGAAIIGLSGDFIAGARLDNLLSCYAGLQALLAADADESCVLVCTDHEEVGSCSACGADGPMLEQVLRRVLPEGDAFARVIQRSLLVSADNAHGVHPNYADKHDGNHGPKLNAGPVIKVNSNQRYATNSETAGFFRHLCLENEVPVQSFVTRSDMGCGSTIGPITASQLGVRTVDIGLPTFAMHSIRELAGSQDLAHLVKVLAAFYSSHDLP; encoded by the coding sequence ATGCGCGAAGAGTTGAACCAGGGCCTGATCGATTTCCTCAAGGCCTCGCCCACCCCCTTCCACGCCACCCGCAGCCTGGCCAAGCGCCTCGAGGCCGCCGGCTACGTGCGCCTCGATGAACGCGAGGCCTGGCGCGTCGAAAGCGGTGGCCGTTATTACGTGACCCGCAACGACTCCTCGATCATCGCCATCAAGCTGGGCAAGCGCCCGGTGCTCGAAGGCGGCCTGCGCCTGGTCGGTGCCCACACCGACAGCCCCTGCCTGCGGGTCAAGCCCAATCCCGAACTGCACAAGCAGGGCTTCTGGCAACTCGGCGTCGAAGTCTACGGCGGCGCCCTGCTGGCGCCCTGGTTCGACCGCGACCTGTCCCTGGCCGGCCGCGTCACCTACCGCGCCGCCGGCATGGTGGAAAGCCAGTTGGTGGACTTCCAGGCGCCAATCGCCGTGATTCCCAACCTGGCCATCCACCTCAACCGCGAGGCCAACCAAGGCTGGGCCATCAACGCCCAGACCGAACTGCCGCCGATCCTGGCGCAGCTGGCCGCCGGCGAGGCCCGCGAATTCCGCGACCTGCTGGCCGAGCAGCTGACCCTGGAGCACGGCGTGGTCGCCGACGCGGTGCTGGACTACGAGCTGTCCTTCTATGACACCCAGGGCGCCGCGATCATCGGCCTGTCCGGTGACTTCATCGCCGGCGCGCGCCTGGACAACCTGCTGTCCTGCTACGCCGGCCTGCAGGCCCTGCTGGCCGCCGACGCCGACGAAAGCTGCGTGCTGGTCTGCACCGACCACGAAGAAGTGGGCTCCTGCTCCGCCTGCGGCGCCGACGGCCCCATGCTGGAACAGGTGCTGCGTCGCGTGCTGCCGGAAGGCGACGCCTTCGCCCGGGTGATCCAGCGCTCGCTGCTGGTCTCGGCGGACAACGCCCACGGCGTACACCCCAACTACGCCGACAAGCACGACGGCAACCACGGCCCGAAACTCAACGCCGGCCCGGTGATCAAGGTCAACAGCAACCAGCGCTACGCCACCAACAGCGAAACCGCCGGCTTCTTCCGCCACCTGTGCCTGGAAAACGAAGTGCCGGTGCAGAGCTTCGTGACCCGCAGCGACATGGGGTGCGGCTCCACCATCGGTCCGATCACCGCCAGCCAGCTGGGTGTTCGCACCGTCGACATCGGCCTGCCGACCTTCGCCATGCACTCCATCCGCGAACTCGCCGGTAGCCAGGACCTGGCCCACCTGGTGAAGGTGCTGGCCGCCTTCTACTCCAGCCACGACCTGCCCTGA
- a CDS encoding bifunctional 2-polyprenyl-6-hydroxyphenol methylase/3-demethylubiquinol 3-O-methyltransferase UbiG: MSFSEFYNATQGQPARATLLTALEVWNGPPGHALDLGCGAGRDTLELLRRGWQVLAVDAEPEALSRLEAQVDGERRSLLRSHCGRFEAMPLPPAQLVNSSFALPLCPPVAFPTLWQSICTALPGGGLFAGHLFGERDDWADNGITILRRRQLEELLSGWEVLMLEEKEEDGITAKGRNKHWHLFSVVARRL; the protein is encoded by the coding sequence ATGAGCTTCTCAGAGTTCTACAACGCCACCCAGGGGCAGCCCGCCCGCGCCACCCTGCTGACCGCTCTGGAAGTCTGGAACGGGCCACCCGGCCACGCCCTGGACCTGGGCTGCGGGGCTGGCAGGGACACCCTGGAGCTATTGCGGCGCGGCTGGCAGGTCCTGGCCGTGGACGCCGAACCCGAAGCCCTGTCCCGCCTCGAAGCCCAGGTGGACGGGGAGCGACGCTCCCTGTTGCGCAGCCACTGCGGCCGCTTCGAGGCCATGCCCCTGCCGCCGGCGCAACTGGTGAACTCCAGCTTCGCCCTGCCGCTCTGCCCGCCGGTCGCCTTCCCTACCCTCTGGCAGTCCATCTGCACCGCCCTGCCCGGCGGCGGGCTGTTCGCCGGCCACCTGTTCGGCGAGCGGGACGACTGGGCCGACAACGGCATCACCATCCTGCGCCGCCGCCAGCTGGAAGAACTGCTCAGCGGCTGGGAAGTGCTGATGCTGGAAGAGAAGGAAGAGGATGGCATCACCGCCAAAGGCCGCAACAAGCACTGGCACCTGTTCTCGGTGGTCGCCCGCCGCCTGTAG
- a CDS encoding RluA family pseudouridine synthase, whose amino-acid sequence MPLSQIEFVHQDDALLVVNKPTLLLSVPGRAEDNKDCLITRLQDNGYPEARIVHRLDWETSGLIVLARDADSHRELSRQFHDRETEKAYTALCWGKPELDSGRIELPLRYDPPTKPRHVVDFEQGRHALTFWKVLERCGHYSRVELTPITGRSHQLRVHMLEIGHPLLGDRLYANPEALAAHDRLCLHASMLCLTHPVSGERLRFECPAPF is encoded by the coding sequence ATGCCGCTTTCCCAGATCGAGTTCGTCCATCAGGACGACGCCCTGTTGGTGGTCAACAAGCCCACCCTGCTGCTCTCGGTGCCCGGTCGCGCCGAGGACAACAAGGACTGCCTGATCACCCGCCTGCAGGACAACGGTTACCCGGAGGCGCGCATCGTCCACCGCCTGGACTGGGAAACCTCCGGGCTGATCGTCCTGGCCCGCGACGCCGACAGCCATCGCGAGCTGTCCCGCCAGTTCCACGACCGCGAGACCGAGAAGGCCTACACCGCCCTTTGCTGGGGTAAGCCGGAGCTGGACAGCGGCCGCATCGAGCTGCCCCTGCGCTACGACCCGCCGACCAAGCCGCGCCACGTGGTGGACTTCGAGCAGGGCCGCCACGCCCTGACCTTCTGGAAGGTGCTGGAACGCTGCGGCCACTACAGCCGCGTCGAGCTGACCCCGATCACCGGCCGCTCGCACCAGCTGCGGGTGCACATGCTCGAAATCGGCCACCCGCTCCTGGGCGACCGGCTCTATGCCAACCCCGAGGCCCTGGCCGCCCACGACCGCCTGTGCCTGCACGCCAGCATGCTGTGCCTGACCCATCCGGTCAGCGGCGAACGCCTGCGATTCGAGTGCCCTGCCCCGTTCTGA
- the minE gene encoding cell division topological specificity factor MinE, producing MNIFDFFRERKKQNSASIAKERLQIIVAHERGQRSQPDYLPALQKDLVDVIRKYVDIDEEQVQVLLENQGSCSILELNITLPDR from the coding sequence ATGAACATTTTCGACTTCTTTCGCGAGCGGAAGAAGCAGAACAGCGCTTCGATCGCTAAGGAACGACTCCAAATCATCGTTGCCCACGAACGTGGCCAACGCAGCCAGCCGGACTACCTGCCGGCCCTGCAGAAAGACCTGGTGGACGTGATCCGCAAGTACGTCGACATCGACGAGGAGCAGGTCCAGGTCCTGCTGGAGAACCAGGGCAGTTGCTCTATTCTCGAGTTGAACATTACCCTGCCCGATCGTTGA
- the minD gene encoding septum site-determining protein MinD, translated as MAKILVVTSGKGGVGKTTTSAAIGTGLALRGHKTVIVDFDVGLRNLDLIMGCERRVVYDFVNVINGEASLTQALIKDKRLENLYVLAASQTRDKDALTLEGVGKVLEELAQTFEYVVCDSPAGIEKGAHLAMYYADEAIVVTNPEVSSVRDSDRMLGLLASKSRRAEKGEEPIKERLLLTRYNPERVTKGEMLGVEDVEEILAINLLGVIPESQAVLKASNQGIPVILDDQSDAGQAYSDAVDRLLGKELPHRFLDVQKKGLLQRLFGGRE; from the coding sequence TTGGCCAAGATCCTCGTTGTCACGTCCGGCAAGGGTGGAGTGGGTAAAACCACCACCAGCGCCGCCATCGGTACCGGTCTCGCACTGCGCGGTCACAAGACCGTCATCGTCGACTTCGACGTCGGCCTGCGTAACCTGGACCTGATCATGGGTTGCGAACGCCGCGTGGTGTACGACTTCGTCAACGTCATCAATGGCGAAGCGTCCCTCACCCAGGCCCTGATCAAGGACAAACGCCTGGAAAACCTCTATGTGCTGGCCGCCAGCCAGACCCGCGACAAGGACGCCCTGACCCTCGAAGGCGTCGGCAAGGTCCTCGAAGAGCTGGCGCAGACCTTCGAATACGTGGTCTGCGACTCGCCGGCCGGTATCGAGAAAGGCGCCCACCTGGCCATGTACTACGCCGATGAGGCGATTGTCGTGACCAACCCGGAAGTCTCCTCCGTGCGCGACTCCGACCGCATGCTCGGCCTGCTGGCCAGCAAGTCCCGTCGTGCCGAGAAAGGCGAAGAGCCGATCAAGGAGCGCCTGCTCCTGACCCGCTACAATCCCGAGCGCGTCACCAAGGGCGAAATGCTTGGCGTCGAAGACGTCGAGGAAATCCTCGCCATCAACCTGCTCGGCGTCATTCCGGAATCCCAGGCGGTACTCAAGGCCTCCAACCAGGGTATTCCGGTTATCCTCGACGACCAGAGCGACGCCGGCCAGGCGTACAGCGATGCCGTCGACCGCCTGCTCGGCAAGGAGCTGCCCCATCGCTTCCTCGACGTGCAGAAGAAAGGACTCTTACAACGCCTGTTCGGAGGCCGTGAATGA
- the minC gene encoding septum site-determining protein MinC — protein MSQTDLLDQEPVFQLKGSMLAITVMELAHNDLERLDRQLDEKVAQAPNFFQNTPLVMALDKLPEGEPPLDLPALLEICRRHGLRTLAIRANREAHIAAADALDIPVLPPSGARERPLDPVEPGAKKKVEKTAEPAKPAVQPTRIITTPVRGGQQIYAPGGDLVVLAAVSPGAELLADGNIHVYGPMRGRALAGIKGDTKARIFCRQLAAELVSVAGQYKVADDLRRDPLWGQQVQVSLSGDVLNITRL, from the coding sequence ATGAGCCAAACCGACCTTCTCGACCAAGAACCCGTGTTCCAGCTCAAGGGCAGCATGCTCGCCATCACCGTGATGGAACTGGCGCACAACGACCTGGAACGTCTCGACCGGCAATTGGACGAGAAAGTCGCCCAGGCGCCCAACTTCTTCCAGAACACTCCGCTGGTCATGGCGCTGGACAAGCTGCCGGAGGGCGAACCGCCCCTGGACCTCCCAGCCCTGCTGGAGATCTGTCGCCGCCACGGCCTGCGCACCCTGGCCATTCGCGCCAACCGCGAGGCCCATATCGCCGCCGCCGACGCCCTGGACATCCCGGTGCTGCCGCCCTCCGGCGCCCGCGAACGCCCCCTCGACCCGGTTGAACCCGGGGCGAAGAAGAAAGTCGAAAAAACCGCCGAGCCGGCCAAGCCCGCGGTGCAACCGACCCGGATCATCACCACCCCGGTGCGCGGTGGCCAGCAGATCTACGCCCCCGGCGGCGACCTGGTGGTGCTGGCGGCGGTCAGCCCCGGCGCGGAACTTCTTGCCGACGGCAACATCCATGTTTACGGTCCCATGCGTGGTCGTGCCCTGGCTGGTATAAAGGGCGACACCAAGGCCCGGATCTTCTGCCGCCAACTGGCCGCCGAGCTGGTCTCGGTGGCCGGCCAGTACAAGGTTGCCGACGACCTGCGGCGCGACCCGCTCTGGGGTCAGCAGGTACAGGTCAGCCTGTCGGGAGACGTGTTGAACATCACCCGCCTTTAA
- a CDS encoding lipid A biosynthesis lauroyl acyltransferase, whose product MDRPQFRPQFLHPRFWALWLGLGLLWLITLLPYRVQLGLGRVLGALMLRVAGSRRKIARRNLELCFPELSSAERARLLRENFASTGIAFFEMAMSWWWPKDRLARLSHIEGLEHLQKAQAEGQGVILMALHFTTLEIGAALLGQVHTIDGMYREHKNPLFDFIQRRGRERHNLDATAIEREDVRAMLKVLRAGRAIWYAPDQDYGRKQSLFVPLFGIEAATVTATTKFARLGRAIVLPFTQRRLEDGSGYRLVIHPPLADFPGETEEADCLRVNQWVEGAVRECPEQYLWAHRRFKTRPEGAPKLY is encoded by the coding sequence ATGGATAGACCTCAATTTCGCCCACAGTTCCTTCACCCGCGCTTTTGGGCGCTGTGGCTGGGTCTCGGCCTGCTCTGGCTGATCACCCTGCTGCCCTACCGGGTGCAACTGGGGCTTGGGCGTGTACTGGGGGCGCTGATGCTGCGCGTGGCCGGTTCGCGCCGCAAGATCGCCCGGCGTAACCTGGAGCTGTGCTTCCCCGAGCTGTCCAGCGCCGAGCGGGCGCGGCTGCTGCGGGAGAACTTCGCCTCCACCGGCATCGCCTTCTTCGAGATGGCGATGAGCTGGTGGTGGCCCAAGGACCGCCTGGCGCGGCTGTCCCATATAGAAGGGCTGGAGCATCTGCAGAAGGCCCAGGCCGAAGGCCAGGGGGTGATCCTCATGGCCCTGCACTTCACCACCCTGGAGATCGGCGCCGCGCTGCTCGGCCAGGTGCACACCATCGACGGCATGTACCGCGAGCACAAGAATCCGCTGTTCGACTTCATCCAGCGTCGCGGCCGCGAGCGGCACAACCTGGATGCCACGGCCATCGAGCGCGAAGACGTGCGCGCCATGCTCAAGGTGCTGCGCGCCGGCCGCGCCATCTGGTATGCGCCGGACCAGGATTACGGTCGCAAGCAGAGCCTGTTCGTGCCGCTGTTCGGCATCGAGGCCGCCACCGTCACCGCCACCACCAAGTTCGCCCGCCTGGGCCGGGCCATCGTGCTGCCCTTCACCCAGCGTCGCCTGGAGGATGGCTCCGGCTACCGGCTGGTGATCCATCCGCCGTTGGCCGACTTCCCCGGCGAGACCGAAGAGGCCGACTGCCTGCGCGTCAACCAGTGGGTGGAAGGCGCGGTGCGCGAATGCCCCGAGCAATACCTCTGGGCCCACCGCCGCTTCAAGACCCGGCCCGAAGGCGCGCCCAAGCTGTACTGA
- a CDS encoding patatin-like phospholipase family protein: protein MDASTATQKPITGLILSGGGSRAAYQVGVLGAIADLLPDAACNPFPVIVGTSAGAVNAVGLACGALHFSQAVRRLNSVWQGFRCGQIYRSDWPGVLRQSSRFLGNSLLGLGGHDLPVALLDNAPLRDLLTRELDFSGISAAVRTRHLRAVAVTAFGYESGQAVTFYQGRATIDPWYRHRRVGVPTRLGVEHLMASAAIPLLFPPVRLGREYFGDGAVRQTAPISPALHLGASRVLVVGVSGNPVGPNSAPLPPQPQFGRPPTLAQIGGHLLNSTFIDNLESDIELLERINSMSRAIAPEARPRNLSSEQVEVLVISPSRPLDEIAARHRREMPRAIRTFLRGPGATRASGAGVLSYLLFEPGYCNELIELGYQDAMAKRAELQHFLGLETAPVNPQVVSAF from the coding sequence ATGGATGCCAGCACCGCCACCCAGAAGCCCATTACCGGGCTGATCCTTTCAGGTGGCGGTTCGCGGGCGGCCTACCAGGTCGGGGTACTGGGGGCCATCGCCGACCTGCTGCCGGACGCGGCCTGCAATCCTTTCCCGGTGATAGTCGGCACCTCCGCCGGCGCCGTGAACGCCGTCGGCCTGGCCTGCGGCGCACTGCATTTCAGCCAGGCGGTCCGACGCCTGAACAGCGTCTGGCAGGGCTTTCGTTGCGGGCAGATCTACCGCAGCGACTGGCCCGGCGTGCTGCGCCAGAGCTCACGCTTCCTCGGCAACAGCCTGCTCGGCCTCGGCGGCCATGACCTGCCCGTGGCGTTGCTGGACAACGCCCCCCTGCGCGACCTGCTGACACGGGAGCTGGACTTCTCCGGCATTTCCGCCGCCGTGCGCACCCGGCATCTGCGTGCCGTGGCAGTGACCGCCTTCGGCTATGAGTCCGGCCAGGCGGTGACCTTCTACCAGGGCCGCGCCACTATCGACCCCTGGTACCGCCATCGCCGGGTCGGCGTGCCGACGCGCCTCGGCGTGGAGCACTTGATGGCCAGCGCGGCGATTCCCCTGTTGTTCCCGCCCGTGCGCCTGGGCCGCGAGTACTTCGGTGACGGCGCGGTGCGCCAGACCGCGCCCATCAGTCCGGCGCTGCACCTGGGTGCCAGTCGCGTGCTGGTGGTGGGGGTGAGCGGCAATCCGGTGGGGCCGAACTCGGCGCCGCTGCCGCCACAGCCCCAGTTCGGCCGGCCGCCGACCCTGGCGCAGATCGGCGGGCACCTGCTGAACAGCACCTTCATCGACAACCTGGAAAGCGACATCGAACTGCTGGAGCGGATCAACAGCATGAGCCGGGCCATTGCCCCCGAAGCCCGGCCGCGTAATCTCAGCTCCGAGCAGGTCGAGGTGCTGGTGATCTCGCCCAGCCGGCCCCTGGATGAAATCGCCGCCCGCCACAGGCGCGAGATGCCCCGCGCCATCCGCACCTTCCTGCGTGGGCCGGGGGCGACCCGGGCCAGTGGCGCGGGGGTGCTCAGCTACCTGCTGTTCGAGCCGGGCTACTGCAACGAGCTGATCGAGCTGGGCTACCAGGACGCCATGGCCAAGCGTGCCGAACTGCAGCACTTCCTCGGCCTGGAAACGGCGCCGGTGAATCCCCAGGTCGTTTCCGCCTTCTAA
- a CDS encoding pirin family protein: MNYRQILEQRPGQPASDGAGVNLIRVFAEQGVPRFDPFLMLDEFGSANPDDYVAGFPSHPHRGFETITYMLEGRMRHEDHLGNSGLLQNGGVQWMTAARGIIHSEMPEQEEGVMRGFQIWLNLPGRDKMGDPGYRDFDPAEIPRVTTAQGVEALVIAGRFDDGQVNQDGAVQRPHSEPQIFDLDLPAGGRVAPRLADGLRVLLYVYEGEAQVNGHTLGKGRLARLSETGAVELASAGGAKVLLLAGRPLGEPIVQYGPFVMNSREEIEQALRDYRDGRFGV; encoded by the coding sequence ATGAACTACCGCCAGATTCTCGAACAACGCCCCGGTCAGCCCGCCTCCGACGGCGCCGGGGTCAACCTGATTCGTGTCTTCGCCGAGCAGGGCGTACCGCGCTTCGATCCCTTCCTGATGCTCGACGAGTTCGGTTCGGCCAACCCGGACGACTACGTCGCCGGCTTCCCCTCTCACCCGCACCGTGGTTTCGAAACCATCACCTACATGCTCGAAGGGCGCATGCGCCATGAAGATCACCTGGGCAACAGCGGCCTGCTGCAGAACGGCGGCGTGCAGTGGATGACCGCGGCGCGCGGGATCATCCACAGCGAAATGCCGGAACAGGAAGAAGGCGTGATGCGCGGCTTCCAGATCTGGCTCAACCTGCCGGGCAGGGACAAGATGGGCGACCCCGGCTACCGCGATTTCGACCCGGCGGAAATTCCCCGCGTGACCACCGCCCAGGGCGTGGAAGCGCTGGTGATCGCCGGTCGCTTCGACGATGGCCAGGTCAACCAGGACGGCGCCGTGCAGCGCCCCCATAGCGAACCGCAGATCTTCGACCTCGACCTGCCCGCCGGCGGCCGGGTGGCGCCGCGTCTGGCCGATGGCCTGCGGGTGCTGCTCTACGTGTACGAGGGGGAGGCGCAGGTCAACGGCCATACCCTCGGCAAGGGCCGCCTGGCGCGCCTGTCCGAGACGGGCGCGGTAGAGCTGGCCAGCGCCGGCGGCGCCAAGGTACTGCTGCTGGCCGGACGCCCCCTGGGCGAACCGATCGTCCAGTACGGCCCCTTCGTGATGAACAGCCGCGAGGAAATCGAGCAGGCCCTGCGGGACTACCGCGACGGCCGCTTCGGCGTTTGA
- a CDS encoding VacJ family lipoprotein has translation MDKKALLIALLLTSGLASAQEADPDGFTQPLKELKFNPGLDQREFERATLDALNVFDPFESWNRRVYHFNYRFDEWVFLPVVRGYTFVTPRVVRSGVSNFFSNLGDVPNLLNSILQLRGQRSMQITARLMFNTTIGLAGLWDPATRMGLPKQNEDFGQTLGHYGVSEGPFLMLPVLGPSNLRDTSGLVVDFVAEDQINFLNVAEASSNHPEITVLRMVDKRYSTNFRYGQLNTPFEYEKLRYVYTQARRLQIAE, from the coding sequence GTGGATAAGAAAGCACTCTTGATCGCACTGTTGTTGACCAGCGGCCTGGCAAGCGCCCAGGAAGCAGACCCGGACGGTTTCACCCAGCCGCTGAAGGAGCTGAAGTTCAACCCCGGCCTGGACCAGCGCGAGTTCGAACGCGCCACCCTGGACGCACTGAATGTCTTCGACCCCTTCGAGTCCTGGAACCGGCGCGTCTACCACTTCAACTACCGCTTCGACGAATGGGTGTTCCTGCCCGTGGTGCGCGGCTACACCTTCGTCACGCCACGGGTGGTGCGCAGCGGCGTCAGCAACTTCTTCAGCAACTTGGGCGATGTGCCCAACCTGCTCAACAGCATCTTGCAGCTGCGCGGCCAGCGCTCCATGCAGATCACCGCGCGCCTGATGTTCAACACCACCATCGGCCTGGCCGGCCTGTGGGACCCCGCCACCCGCATGGGCCTGCCCAAGCAGAACGAAGACTTCGGCCAGACCCTGGGCCACTACGGGGTCAGCGAAGGTCCCTTCCTTATGCTGCCGGTCCTCGGGCCCTCGAACCTGCGGGACACCAGCGGCCTGGTGGTGGACTTTGTGGCCGAAGACCAGATCAACTTCCTCAACGTCGCCGAAGCCAGCAGCAACCACCCGGAAATCACCGTCCTGCGCATGGTGGACAAGCGCTACAGCACCAACTTCCGCTACGGCCAGCTCAACACCCCCTTCGAGTACGAGAAGCTGCGCTACGTCTATACCCAGGCGCGCCGGCTGCAGATCGCGGAGTGA
- a CDS encoding glycosyl hydrolase family 17 protein, with protein sequence MSQNARFPALPYLFSFLVAVVALAGLWYGLGKPVILPDAATPSHKLQCASYSPFDKDQSPFDQPFVLRPERMDADLALLATRFHCVRTYSMTGLEAIPELARKHGLKLMLGAWVNGNPVDTQKEIDALIKAANANPDVVQSVIVGNETLLRKEVTGAQLAKLIEQVQAQVQQPVTYADVWEFWLRHPEVAPAVDFLTIHLLPYWEDDPAGIDEALRHVAEIRQVFGNKFAPKDIFIGETGWPSEGRQRETAVPSRVNEAKFIRGFVALAEQNGWGYNLIEAFDQPWKRASEGAVGGYWGLFDADRQEKGVLAGPVSNLPYWPMWLGVSGLIFLVTLVLAGRPASTRAALVLPLLAAVGAACIGLWGEMARVTSRFVGEWAWAAFLVGLNLVVLAHGALALSTREGARGRLFAWLEARGGWWLSASAFAGAVLMLALVFDARYRSFPSAALLLPALVYLFRPVAAPRREIALLAVLIGAGIVPQLYEETLGNIQAIGWAVVSTLLLAALWRSLRVRG encoded by the coding sequence ATGAGTCAGAACGCCCGTTTCCCGGCACTCCCCTATCTGTTTTCGTTCCTGGTAGCCGTCGTGGCCCTCGCCGGCCTCTGGTACGGCCTTGGCAAGCCGGTGATCCTGCCGGACGCCGCGACGCCCAGCCACAAGCTGCAGTGCGCGTCCTACAGCCCCTTCGACAAGGACCAGTCGCCCTTCGACCAGCCCTTCGTGCTGCGCCCCGAGCGCATGGACGCCGACCTCGCCCTGCTGGCGACCCGCTTCCACTGCGTGCGCACCTACTCCATGACCGGCCTGGAAGCCATTCCGGAGCTGGCCCGCAAGCACGGCCTGAAGCTGATGCTGGGCGCCTGGGTGAATGGCAACCCGGTGGACACCCAGAAAGAGATCGATGCGCTGATCAAGGCCGCCAACGCCAACCCGGATGTGGTGCAGTCGGTGATCGTCGGTAACGAGACCCTGCTGCGCAAGGAAGTCACCGGCGCCCAGTTGGCCAAGCTGATCGAGCAGGTCCAGGCCCAGGTGCAACAACCGGTGACCTACGCGGACGTCTGGGAGTTCTGGCTGCGCCACCCGGAAGTCGCACCGGCGGTGGACTTCCTCACCATCCACCTGCTGCCCTACTGGGAAGACGATCCCGCCGGTATCGACGAGGCCCTGCGCCATGTCGCCGAAATCCGCCAGGTGTTCGGCAACAAGTTCGCCCCCAAGGACATCTTCATCGGCGAAACCGGTTGGCCCAGCGAAGGCCGCCAGCGTGAAACCGCCGTGCCGAGCCGGGTCAACGAAGCCAAGTTCATCCGTGGCTTCGTCGCCCTGGCCGAGCAGAACGGCTGGGGCTACAACCTGATCGAAGCCTTCGACCAGCCCTGGAAGCGCGCCAGCGAAGGTGCGGTGGGCGGCTACTGGGGTCTGTTCGACGCCGACCGCCAGGAAAAAGGCGTGCTCGCCGGCCCGGTCAGCAACCTGCCCTACTGGCCCATGTGGCTGGGGGTTTCCGGCCTGATCTTCCTGGTTACCCTGGTGCTCGCCGGCCGTCCGGCCTCCACCCGCGCCGCCCTGGTGCTGCCGCTGCTGGCTGCCGTGGGCGCCGCCTGCATCGGCCTCTGGGGCGAGATGGCACGCGTCACCAGCCGCTTCGTCGGCGAGTGGGCCTGGGCGGCCTTCCTGGTGGGCCTCAACCTGGTGGTCCTGGCCCATGGCGCCCTGGCGCTGTCCACCCGGGAAGGTGCCCGTGGCCGCCTGTTCGCCTGGCTCGAGGCCCGCGGTGGCTGGTGGCTGTCCGCCTCCGCCTTCGCCGGCGCGGTGCTGATGCTGGCCCTGGTGTTCGATGCCCGCTACCGCAGCTTCCCCAGCGCCGCCCTGCTGCTGCCGGCGCTGGTGTACCTGTTCCGTCCGGTGGCCGCGCCCCGTCGCGAGATCGCCTTGCTGGCGGTGCTGATCGGCGCCGGCATCGTGCCCCAGCTCTATGAGGAAACCCTGGGTAACATCCAGGCCATCGGCTGGGCTGTGGTCAGCACCCTGCTGCTGGCGGCGCTGTGGCGCAGCCTGCGGGTTCGCGGCTAA
- a CDS encoding DUF2061 domain-containing protein, whose amino-acid sequence MLKTVTFTLMHFCIAFSVTYALTGSIAVGGLVAAVEPLCNSVGFYFHEKIWKRFEKDDKPKQEIPKHAWLHHHA is encoded by the coding sequence ATGCTCAAGACCGTGACCTTCACCCTCATGCACTTCTGCATCGCGTTCAGCGTGACCTACGCCCTGACCGGCAGCATCGCGGTGGGTGGCCTGGTGGCGGCGGTCGAGCCGCTGTGCAACTCGGTGGGTTTCTACTTCCACGAGAAGATCTGGAAGCGCTTCGAGAAGGACGACAAACCGAAACAGGAGATTCCCAAGCATGCCTGGTTGCACCACCACGCTTAA